TTGGAAGGAATGCCGACCTATATTAGTAAAGTAATATATACTGCAATGAATGACATCGAAAACAACGCTCCCGAGATGGAGCAGCAAACAAATACAGAGTCCGAAGTTGTCCCTGTGGGCATTGCCCGCCTGAGGGACGAGTGGCGTGCGCATGGCCTGACTGAAAAAACCGCCGATGCAACTGAAGATGATTCAGAGTCGATCGTCTTTCCCGAAGTGGATGGAGGAGCCGGGGTCGGAGACTACACGCTTGAGTGCGATATTATAATGAACCGTCTTGCCCTCTCCCATGAGGCCATGGACCGTCTCATATCGAGTGGAGAGATCGACTCGATCCTGGTGCAGGGATCGGATGGCAAACCCAGGCGCATGCTCAGTGAATCGTCGGTAAGGCGCTTCGAGCAGGACTCCGCGATAGATCCTCAGGCTCTTACCCGCGCCGCCAAAGCCATGGCCAATGCATCGCTGGTTGAGTCGGTCCAGGAACTGACCGCCGAGGTCGAAGAACTGCGAAATACTCAGGGCAAGGTCCTTCAACAGATGAAAGACGTACTCCTGCTGGAGGTGCGTAACCTCAAAGAACAGGAGCGCGACCTCACCTCATTCGTATATGAGCTGGCGCAAGAGGTTAGAAATTCCACCGGCAAGAAGCACAAAAAATGATATCATAGCAGGCGCACAGCCCTACAAACCGCACTTCCTAGCCCTTACGCAGATAATCCCACCAGGCTTGGCTGTACCAGTCTCCCTTGTCGCACTCGGCCTTGAGCGCGGCCTTCGGAGCACATTTGACATGCCCGTCGCAATATGATAGACAAGTGCCGCCCAAATGGATATTGTCTGGAATGTTGGTGCTGTTGTCGATGGCAAAATATCCGTCATCATGGTTGCCGTCATGTATAAGCAGCATGACATTGCGCGCTCTGCCCGCACATTCCGTCTCAAGTTTCAGGTTATATCTTATATCGCCCTTGACATCGTAAGTGCCCATAAACATATTCATTGCGTACGATAAAGGCTTTTTGCCGGACGGACAAGCAAACACTTTCTCGTTTCGTATCCATTTCCAAATAGGGGCTTGTCTTACATCAACCCCATTAATTCCAACGCAGCCGGCCCAATCTCGGGAAAAATGACCTCCAGGGTGAACAGGCGGCATTATGCCGCTATTGTCGTCGCAATATTGAAATATGGCCATTGTGAGCTGCCTCAAGTTGCTGGTACATGTTGTCGCCCTGCCCTTTTCCTTCACGTTTGTAAGGACCGGAAACAGTATTGCCGCCAGAATGGCGATGATGGCAATGACGACCAGCAGTTCGATCAGCGTGAACCCTTTTTTTCTCAGCGAAACCAATATCCTATCCCCAATATCGAGCAAACGATGATGCGACTATGTACTAGTATTATGTTATCAGCATAGCTGATTGTCAACAGCGCTTATGCACTTTTTCATCCCATTGCCGACATCAAGACTCAAATGTTTCATAATTACACAACAGGGTATACAAATTATGTGCAGATATTTGAGTGAGGCGAGTTGCGTTGATCGACAAGGATACATCACCCGAGGGCTATAAACATAAGTGTACATACTGCGGAAAACCCATCCTTGAGGGAGAGCAGATATTAGCTGTTCCTGAGGAAGGATCAGTAGCCATGCCGTTTTGTAGTCAGGAATGTGTTGACGCATATATGTCGGCGGTCCATGAGGAAAGCGACGAAGAAGAGGATATATTCAGAGCCGGTGCAACATAGTCAGGATTATGCACAAGAGAGCTAACCCGAGAAGGGGCTCGCCCTGCCTGACCACAAGCCCCGCGGTCTATGGACTGCGGGGCTTTGATCCGTAACCTGCCAGCTATTACGTGAATAATGCTCTCAGAGACCCGGATTATGTGGTAAGCGCATAATCCGGGTCAGTTTAGTCCATTGTCATTTCGATTATGACATTGCGGTCGCCGCGCTGCACCACAACAATGGATGTATCGCCGCTCTTGAGCTTGCTCACAGCTTTTGCGAATGACGCAACACTGGTGATCGGAGCATCATCTATCTCAGTGATGACGTCCTTGACGGCAAACCCTGCCCTCTCGGCGGGAGTGCCCGGCTCCACTTTGCGAACAACGACGCCCTTAATGTCTTTGTCCACGCCGATAGATTCCGCCACATCGGGAGTCAGAGGCTGTACTGTAAGCCCTGTCTTGACCGAATCCTCGTCGGATGTCGATATGCCGTTCAATTTATCAGGCACTTCGCCGACTTTCACAGTCAGCGTTTTCTCTGCCTTTTCGCGGACCACGGTCACCTTAACAGGCGTGTTTGGAGCTATAGTCTCGACTGCATGTCTGAGCGCCGCCGCATTCTTGGTCTGCTTACCATCCACGCTCGTAATAACATCCTTGACCTTGATGCCGCCATTGTCTGCTGGAGAATCACTCTGAACATCCTCCACAAGTACGCCTTCTTTTACCCCAAGCTTTTTGGATAGTGTGAGAGTAAGATCTTTCATACTCACTCCCAGATATCCTCTGACCACTTTGCCCTTTTCGATAAGTTGAGCCATTACGAATTTTGCGGTATTGACCGGTATTGCAAACCCGATGCCGACATTACCGCCGGATGTGGAATAAATAGCCCCGTTGATCCCCATCACCTTACCATTAAGGTCCACCAGCGGACCGCCGGAATTACCAGGGTTGATCGACGCATCGGTCTGAATTATTTCAGGATATGGAAGGTCTTCCTGAGAATTGGACCCTTCGACTTCCTTGCGAATCGCGCTCACGACACCGACCGTCATCGTGTTTCTGAGTCTGAATGGAGCGCCCATGGCAATAGCCCACTGACCGACTTTCACCTTATCCGAGTCGGCAAACTGAGCTGCCGGAAGGTCCTTTGCGTCTATCTTGACCAGAGCCAGGTCCGTGCGAGGATCGAGCAATACTGTGCCCTTGAACTCACGGCCGTCCAGGAGTTTGACGGTGACTCTATCCGCATCGGCAACGACATGGCTGTTGGTGAGAATGTATCCGTCCGAGCGGACAATGATGCCCGATCCGCTGGCAACCTGCGTCTGTTTTTGGGTCTGCTGAGACTGCCGCGGCATGCTGAATGGACCGAAGTTGAAGAAGTCATCAAAGCCGGAGAACGGGTCGCGCACTTCGACTGTCTTTTCCCTGGTGATATAAACGACACTTGGTCCGACTTTATCGGCGACATCTTCAAAAGCGGTGCGCCAGTCCGATAAAGCCGCATCTTTAGTGGCGGCAATCGCGGTGGATGGAGAATGATGATAATAGTTTGCAGCAAGCGAAAAACCGAGCGCAATGCTCAATAGACATACAACCACAATACTGGGCTGCTTCAGCGCCTTACTCAACGCCGTACGCATATTTTGTCGATCCTCCTGTTCGAGTGGTGATTTATCTTACGACCGATTTGACGTGTGAGCTTCCGAAGTGGTTCCATAAAAATGAGTATTGTCCGGGGCAAGAATACCCCGGACAATCTGGTTACTCACAGCTCATAGCTCTCTGCTATCTGATGCTTGCAAATTTAAGATCGGAATGTGTAAGCTCGCTGACATTGTCTTTGACAATAAGCGGCTGAGGCTGGTCGGTCAAGATATACGAGTTAGCGGATATATTCGGAGAGTATTTGACGCCGGATGTATATGCTCCATATTGCGACATAGCCATCTCCTGACCGGACTTCATGCTCACATCGTTTACGCCACCAGCCGACATGATCACGAGCGCAAAACCCGAAACTGCCAGAGCGGCAGCGACCGGACTCAGCTTCTGGTGCATAAGATTGACCACAGAGTTGATGATTTTCTGATATCGCGGCACTTCGACAGCATCAAGCGTTGTCAATATCGAAGCAGCAAGGTCCTGCCTGGGCTTGACGGCATCGAGCCTGAACAGCATCTGCTTTACCAGCCTTATCGATTCATACTCTTCGGTGCAATCCGTGCAATCTCCCAGATGCCTTCTGATTTCAAGCATCTCCGCCCCCGTAAGCTCACCATCCACATAAGCGGACATCAAACTCACCACTCGTCTGCAATTCATAGCCTGCCACCTACCTTACAAAAACTGACCAGCATATACCTTTAATTTGTTTCTCAGGAGCCTCCTGCCCCTATGCAATCGCGATCTGACAGTACCGATATTTGTATCGGTAGCTTCCGCGATCTCTTCATAGGAAAGGCCTTCGATATCTGCGTAAATCACCGTCAGGCGAAACACTTCAGGCAGAGTATCCAGAGCCTCCTGAATCCGGCTGTCCATCTCCCTGGACAAAACGGCATCTTCAGGTCCGTCCGACGTATCCGCGATATCCATCGCCACTTCACCCTCGGCAGTCACGACCGGCTGGTCGAGTGATCGTATCGCCGCCTTAGGTCTCCTGCGAAGCTTATCAATAAACACGTTGGACATTATCTTATATAGCCAACTGTCGAATGGGAGTTCCCGTCGATACTGCCCAAAAAACCTGAATGCTCTGATAAACGCATCCTGGACCAGGTCCTCCGCGTCCGCATGATTGCCGGCCATTCTATATGCTATGTTGTACG
The nucleotide sequence above comes from bacterium. Encoded proteins:
- a CDS encoding zf-HC2 domain-containing protein, which gives rise to MNCRRVVSLMSAYVDGELTGAEMLEIRRHLGDCTDCTEEYESIRLVKQMLFRLDAVKPRQDLAASILTTLDAVEVPRYQKIINSVVNLMHQKLSPVAAALAVSGFALVIMSAGGVNDVSMKSGQEMAMSQYGAYTSGVKYSPNISANSYILTDQPQPLIVKDNVSELTHSDLKFASIR
- a CDS encoding Do family serine endopeptidase codes for the protein MRTALSKALKQPSIVVVCLLSIALGFSLAANYYHHSPSTAIAATKDAALSDWRTAFEDVADKVGPSVVYITREKTVEVRDPFSGFDDFFNFGPFSMPRQSQQTQKQTQVASGSGIIVRSDGYILTNSHVVADADRVTVKLLDGREFKGTVLLDPRTDLALVKIDAKDLPAAQFADSDKVKVGQWAIAMGAPFRLRNTMTVGVVSAIRKEVEGSNSQEDLPYPEIIQTDASINPGNSGGPLVDLNGKVMGINGAIYSTSGGNVGIGFAIPVNTAKFVMAQLIEKGKVVRGYLGVSMKDLTLTLSKKLGVKEGVLVEDVQSDSPADNGGIKVKDVITSVDGKQTKNAAALRHAVETIAPNTPVKVTVVREKAEKTLTVKVGEVPDKLNGISTSDEDSVKTGLTVQPLTPDVAESIGVDKDIKGVVVRKVEPGTPAERAGFAVKDVITEIDDAPITSVASFAKAVSKLKSGDTSIVVVQRGDRNVIIEMTMD
- a CDS encoding prepilin-type N-terminal cleavage/methylation domain-containing protein, translating into MVSLRKKGFTLIELLVVIAIIAILAAILFPVLTNVKEKGRATTCTSNLRQLTMAIFQYCDDNSGIMPPVHPGGHFSRDWAGCVGINGVDVRQAPIWKWIRNEKVFACPSGKKPLSYAMNMFMGTYDVKGDIRYNLKLETECAGRARNVMLLIHDGNHDDGYFAIDNSTNIPDNIHLGGTCLSYCDGHVKCAPKAALKAECDKGDWYSQAWWDYLRKG
- a CDS encoding sigma-70 family RNA polymerase sigma factor → MELADTVSDTTRSDDRREFDALVERYHKQAYNIAYRMAGNHADAEDLVQDAFIRAFRFFGQYRRELPFDSWLYKIMSNVFIDKLRRRPKAAIRSLDQPVVTAEGEVAMDIADTSDGPEDAVLSREMDSRIQEALDTLPEVFRLTVIYADIEGLSYEEIAEATDTNIGTVRSRLHRGRRLLRNKLKVYAGQFL